Proteins encoded by one window of Anguilla rostrata isolate EN2019 chromosome 9, ASM1855537v3, whole genome shotgun sequence:
- the LOC135262767 gene encoding serpin H1-like: MLLLTYLETMWLTYVVAFCLVFATITNGDKQLLADKSTSLALNLYHNMVKEKNQGNILISPVVVASSLGLVALGGKASTASQVKTVLSADKVKDAQLHASLAELLTEVSNSTARNVTWKISTHLYGPSSVKFADNFIKSSKKHYNCEHSKINFRDKRSAIKSINEWASKSTDGKVPEVTKDMDKTDGATIVNAMFFKPHWDEQFHHKLVDDRVFLVSPSFTVNIPMMHRTGIYSFHEDTKNSLYLLSMPLAHKMSSMIFIMPYHVEPLDRLEKLLTQEQLDTWLGSLEEKAVAISLPKVSMEVSHNLQKHLGELGLTEAVDKTKADLSNISGKKGLYLANVFHASALEWDTEGNPFDVSIFNTDKLKNPKLFYADHPFIFLVKDNKTKSILLIGRLVRPKGEKMRDEL; the protein is encoded by the exons ATGTTGCTGCTTACATACCTTGAAACCATGTGGTTGACATATGTGGTAGCTTTTTGCCTGGTGTTCGCCACCATCACTAATGGAGACAAGCAGCTTTTGGCAGACAAGAGTACCAGCTTGGCCCTAAACCTCTACCACAACATGGTCAAGGAGAAGAACCAGGGGAATATTCTCATCTCCCCAGTGGTGGTGGCCTCCTCTCTGGGCTTGGTGGCCCTTGGGGGGAAGGCGTCCACTGCCTCACAGGTTAAAACAGTCCTCAGTGCTGACAAGGTGAAGGACGCGCAACTGCACGCCAGCCTGGCTGAACTCCTGACAGAGGTCAGCAACTCCACAGCCCGCAATGTCACCTGGAAGATCAGCACCCATCTGTATGGCCCCAGTTCTGTCAAATTTGCAGACAATTTCATCAAGAGCAGCAAGAAGCACTACAACTGCGAGCACTCCAAGATCAACTTTCGGGATAAACGCAGTGCCATCAAGTCCATCAATGAGTGGGCATCCAAGTCAACTGACGGCAAAGTGCCCGAGGTCACTAAGGACATGGACAAGACTGATGGAGCCACGATTGTCAATGCTATGTTTTTTAAAC CTCACTGGGATGAGCAGTTTCATCACAAGCTGGTGGACGACCGTGTCTTCCTCGTTTCTCCCTCCTTCACAGTCAAcattcccatgatgcaccgCACAG GTATCTACAGCTTTCATGAGGACACTAAGAACAGCCTGTATCTGTTGAGCATGCCTCTGGCCCACAAGATGTCCAGCATGATCTTCATCATGCCCTACCATGTGGAGCCTTTGGATAGGCTGGAGAAACTGTTGACCCAAGAGCAGCTGGACACCTGGCTGGGCAGCCTGGAGGAAAAGGCTGTGGCCATCTCCCTGCCCAAAGTCAGCATGGAAGTCAGCCACAATCTGCAG AAACACCTTGGGGAGCTGGGCCTGACTGAAGCTGTGGACAAAACCAAAGCTGACCTGTCCAACATCTCAGGCAAAAAGGGCCTGTACCTGGCCAATGTCTTCCACGCCTCTGCCCTGGAGTGGGACACAGAGGGCAACCCCTTCGATGTCAGCATCTTTAACACAGATAAGCTGAAGAACCCCAAGCTGTTTTACGCAGACCACCCCTTCATCTTCCTTGTGAAAGACAACAAGACCAAATCCATCCTCTTAATTGGCAGGCTGGTCcggccaaaaggggaaaaaatgagagaTGAGTTGTAA